One Argentina anserina chromosome 6, drPotAnse1.1, whole genome shotgun sequence genomic window, ATTAACATAAGAAACCTACGTGAAAAGATTCTTCTCCTAACAGCGTAATGTTCTCGactttcctagtcaaactGTCCTAGTCTCTTAGGACTTCAAGAAACCAGACATACCATGTCCAGACCGTAGTGCTATTTACTAGTTGAGAAGGCCAGAAATTTGATAAGGTTAGAGAAAGGTTTGTTCAGATCAATTTGATATTCAACACCTGCAACTCTGCAAGTTCTCAATGCAAATGTTGAATCCCAGTGCAATTGGTTAATTCATTTGAGtaagagaatatatatatatattttttaaagttTGAACACTCCATCTGTATGTATGTTTAATCAAGTAAGATAGGGACATAAAGATGGCGAGGGAacagaaagatgaagtcatctTTATGTGTTCCATAAATTTTAATGTGCATATGATAAATAAAGTGTCTTAAAATGTAATCGCCTCATAAGATGACTTCATATTCCTAACACTAAGAAACGCTATTGTACTTTTTCTCATGCACTAGACTTTAGAGATACTAAAACTTGAACAAATATCGATAACGACATAAAAAACACATCATAGACTGTTACTTAATTTTTAGTGCCCCTAAGGCCTATAAGTTTGACATGAGATACGATAACTTGTATGGTAATGTTATATTCTTGGCACCATAGGCTTCCATCATAATATTTTTCAAATGTTTAGGCCTTGAAAACACTGAAAATTGTGGCAAGCCGGCAGTAATAGTAAAACAAGAAATTACAAAACGGGTCAAGAAGAGCGGGGTATGGAGCGAATCTAGGCAACGAGAGAGTCCGGAATCCTAGGCCCAAAACATCAGGCCCAATTCTCCCATGATCTGAGTATATAGGGTTTATATAGGGTtggtcttcttctccttcgtTTTGTTCTCTGCGTTTTTcttcaagaatcaaaaccaTCGACAATGTTAGACATCAACCTTTTCAGAGAAGAGAAGGGCGGCGAGCCTGAGAAGATTCGCGAATCTCAGCGGCGTCGCTTCAAAAGCGTCGAGATCGTCGACGAGGTCATCCAGCTCGACAAAGAATGGCGCCGAcgtaactctctctctctctctctctctctctctctctctctctctgtagtTCGCTGTGAAATCTGTGTGGTGTTGATTTGGTTTTGGAGGTTTATGAGGTAATGTGAATCGGAACTTACTTTGTTGTGGTGAAAATTTTCAGGTCAATTTGAGCTGGAGAATCTCAAAAAGGAGTTCAACAAGATCAATAAGAAAGTTGCTCAGCTTCGGATTGTGAGTCtctctttgattttgttttcttcgaagttggatttggaagAAAATGTGTAGCTTTGGATTAGGAAGATTTGAATAGCCTTAGAAACTTAGATCATGAGGTATGTGACTGTGTGTAGAGGATCTAAGGACTCTACTTTGACCTGTGTGGTGTTATACTTGAAGCGTTTCGGTTCCGTTTGACGATTAGGTTGCCTTGAGTTCATGTTGATAGTGAGAATTTGGAGACATAGTGTTTTCTAGTTACGGTTTTGGAAGGATGAGAAATTTGGTTTGAATTGGATGTGAAGTTGCTTGAATATGGCATTGTAGTGGTAGTGATGGTGTGGATACTTTTAGATGATTATATGTATAGTGTGCACTTTTGTGCTTGTTTTGTGTGTTGAACTTATCCCCAGTACTAGTCTATTTCCCTTGAGCTCTTCCAAATTATGAAGTTATGTCATTTAATGCCAGTAGAGGATGTTTTATGCTTTttggttatgtcatttatgGAACTGAGTGTCAAATATTTTGGTGTAATAGTCAGGTCAGGATTCTACAGAGGTGATCAAGGAAAcagaagaaaacaagaaattgAGCGCAGAAAAAGAAGTTGAAGTTCGAGAGGCTAAATCTCTTTTggattcaaaattggaactcaTTGGAAACCTTGTGCATGATAGTGTTCCCGTCCATGATGATGAGGTAACATCTTGGTACATTATTGTGCACTTATTATGCCTCTttatgatttgtgttggtaATACGAAATGTTCTGTTCTGTTGTAGGCCAATAATGCTGTGGTTAGATTGTGGGGTGAGAAGCGGATGGAACCCAAACTTAAAAACCACGTTGAACTTGTAGAGCTTCTGGGTATTGCTGACTTGAAGAAAGGTATTGTTCTCTTAAGCCATTCAAACAAACttggaaaaaaagaagatgattTAACTTTTATAAGTCTGCCATCCAAAAAAGCCTATTTCTAATTCAAATTGCTCAAATACAGGTGCTGATGTAGCTGGAGGTAGAGGTTTTTACTTGAAAGGTGCAGGTGTTCGCCTCAATCAAGCCCTAATCAACTTTGGCCTCGATTTCCTTGAGAAAAGGGGATATACGTCATTGCAGACTCCCTTTTTTATGAGAAAAGACATAATGGCAAAGTGTGCTCAGTTAGCtcaatttgatgaagaactttATAAGGTAACAGTCATTACAACCGCCTATATTAtttgtttgtgtgtgtgtgtattatTTTCTTGCTCTTCTTTCTTTAAGACCTGGTCGTTTCTATTTTGtcatttataattttcaatgGAAGTCAagattcaaacaaaaaaaaattctggaCTGTCTGCCTAAATACACAAGGGTAACATGACTGATTTTGTGTTTACTAGGTAACTGGAGAGGGCGACGATAAATATCTCATTGCTACAGCTGAACAGCCACTTTGTGCATACCATTTGGATGACTGGATTCATCCCTCACAGCTGCCCATAAGGTTTGAATATCTCATTAAAAATTCCAGTCATTATAGAATGATTTCTATTAATCATTAATGATaaggttttcttttcttcagaTATGCTGGGTATTCATCTTGTTTCCGCAAGGAAGCCGGTTCACATGGTAGAGATACCTTGGGAATTTTCAGAGTACATCAGTTCGAAAAAGTTGAACAGTTCTGTTTGACAAGCCCAAATGGCCAGGACTCTTGGGAAATGCACGAGGAAATGATCAAGAACTCGGAGGAATTTTATCAGCAGGTATCATGTTTCTTCTGAAGAATTAAATATGCATTTGGTCACTTATATGTGTAACTATAAGTTAAGGGGTTGATCACTATTTACCCCACTTCTTTTAAAAGGAGTTGGATGCTATTTGTTATTTAATTGGTAATGTTCAACTTCAGTTTAGTACCATCATTCGCAAACCTGatcatttgaaattttatgATGTTCAGCTCAAACTTCCTTATCATGTTGTGTCCATTGTTTCTGGTGCTTTGAATGATGCGGCTGCAAAGAAGTATGATCTGGAAGCATGGTTTCCTGCATCTCAGACTTACAGAGAACTTGTCTCATGTTCGAACTGTACAGACTACCAATCAAGGAAGTTAGAAATTCGATTTGGGCAGAAAAAGGTAGGTCTTGAGAGAACTGACATTCTATTACATATTGATCAATATACATGACCATTAGAACTTAAGAACGATTATTGGTTAAAAAGAATCTCTAGGTCATATATTAATTTGTTGTGTATATGTGAACTGTACTTAAAATTGCATTCTGCTGCTATTTCTCAGACATCTAAAGTGTTTTAAGTTGTGGATCATTTTAAAAGCTGTGTTCCATCATAGCTAGATATAAAATAGAGGAGATTAGTACTTCTATTTGGAAGAGTTGCATTTTGTTGAGAAAACTTTTTTATAGCGAATGTCAGAAAAGGGTTCAGGAAGAGTTGCATTTTGTTAGGAAAAGCTTTTTTGTAGCGAATGTTAGAAAAGGCTGTTCTATCTGCTGATTTGGTGGCTGTTGTGACTTTTATAATTGCAGAGCAATGAACAGACCAAGCAATACGTCCACTTGTTGAATTCAACTCTTACAGCAACTGAGAGAACCGTTTGCTGCATCCTTGAGAATTATCAGAGGGAAGATGGTGTTGAGGTGCCAGAAGTCTTGCAAAACTTTATGGGTGGAGTGGCCTTCCTACCTTTCAAGAGCAAACCAGCCCCTGAAGTCAAAGGGAAGAAATCCAAGGCCTAAATTCATCTGTTTTCTAGATTAACAGTGAGCTTAGTTAATGATATCGCATACGCCAACTATTTTGAATGAATTCTTTGAGATATTGTGAAACCCAGATTCAAATTCTGATGTTGTAATGAACTTAGAAATTTGGTTCTTGTTTACTCTTGGCTCATGttatctacaaaatttcacttATCATCAAATTTGTAGTCTACACGGaaaatatttttgttgaattaaaATAGATTGATTTCAGAGTGAATTTATGTAGTAGTTGTTGTACATTCATCAATCACATGGTGCCCTTTTGAAGTAGTCTGTTTTTGCTTCTGCAGGGGTAGAAAACCCGTTCAACTGAAACAAGCTGCTTCTCAATCTACATCGACCGTGAAACTGTTTCAAAAGCCCTTCTTCAACTTGGTCCGGGGACTCGGGTTACAAAAACTAAGATTGTTGTTGAAATGAGAAGTCAATTCTTTTCCTGTGTCACTTGTCAAATGCGCAAGAATGAACTGATTCTGAGCTATTTTTTACTTAGCAAAGGGATAACCCTCGAGCCTACAAGTTTGGAAATTTTTGCATGGAATGATTGAATCTTGAAATGCTGTATCGGCAACAAGTTTTCCTTCTGTCAAAGTCAAAAGAATAACCGACTTTGAAGAACTTCACACTCTTTCAAAGATGCATCATTCAGATTATCAAAGATTTTCTGTCTTGTCCTCACTTACATGTGGAATTCCATCTCATAAAATAGTATGGTTGCTTCTACATGTTTGCTGTACTGAATATCTAAACTACCGACCATTAGCCGAAGCAATAGTACAGGAAGACTAATGCACCCTTCATTTAGAGTTGTTTATGCAAAAGGGTGTCAATGATTTACCAAGTgataaagaaaagaacaagcaGCAAGCTTCTTAGATAAGGCATTGGCTATTGGATTGCATAGGGAGTAAATTTGGGTAAGATAAGCTGTCCAAAATCACCTTAATCACCCAAATTTAGTAATTTACtatcattaattataagagtCTCGTCGAGCAATATCATACGAAAAACTCTAGTGATATACTGCACACAATTACAGTAGGGAAGTTTAATCTGGATCTTGGAGAAAAAATGAATGTAAACTGTTATGTAGGAGCTGAACTCGATGATAATACAACTCACACTACCAAAAACATATGTCTTACCAAGCTATAAAATCTAAAACAAAAGGTGTCTAAACTTTCTTGATTTTGTTACAATAGAACTTCCAAAAGCTAGATTATGTCTTACTTTTTTTCTATAATCCAATCTTTGATGCTATATAGGTAGCTTATGTACAACTTCTGTGTTGATTTTGAACCTACCTATTGTGCAATGGGTCAGGAGCAGAAGGCACTTCTCTGTTGCTTGTGGCAAAAAACCCCCCATTCCCAGTTGAGTTGGAGCTGTTCATCTGAACTCTAGCATTCACTAGATTCTTTTCCGCCTTTTCGGAGTTTTCGCTTAACCATCTCGCACCTGAAACTTCATAGTGTAAGCCTGAGATGCCCAAGAAAATCAGCAGAAGGCCTATAAGTTGGTTCTTGGAGATGAACATGGTGAGCATGGCTTCTTCAAATCCAAAAGCAATGATTTTTGTCTCTGCTTAGCTTCTCTTTAAGCAAGCATGGAGAATATAAAAATCAAACTTTTGGGTTTCTTATGTTGAGAGAGAAATAGAGAGAGGAAGGGTGATAGAAGTCGGCAGGTTTTTAAAGGGAGAAGGGAGCAAGTACCTCAAATGGGAATTAGTTATATGTTTGTGTGTGTGAATATGTGTGCATATGTGAAGGTGGACATTATTGGTCAGATTCCTCACTATAAACTATGATAGCAGTGAGACTTTAACTCATGACTCTGGTCTTGTGTTGACTGCTTGTGTCTCACACCATCTCAACTTCTCAAGCAACGAATCCATTGTTTAAGAATTTGCTCAACTTCTCTTAATTACCAAGCAATGACGCTAAACATGACATCTTCTTTAAAATCAATATTGAGCTAATAAGACTTTTCACCAGATCTTATAtcttgttttagtgttttattCAAATTGGGTTTGCATTGTTCAGAAAATTAATGTAAATatctagagagagagaattgaaCTATTGTGAcagattaatttcttttgtacAAAACCAAACTCTTAATCGAGCATATGTCATGGATTATAGATCTCATATCATGTCTTGTAAGTGCAATATACAAAGTTCTTTGGGGAAAGACATGGCGGTTCAAAATTGCAGGTCATTCAATTTCAAACCAACCAGTCCCCTCTCTTAGTTATATGCTACTCTCAGGTGATCCCAGCCAAAATCATACAATGTGCCATAAAATTTAGAATATTAATGAAAACCAAATTCAATAAATAGTCATCCAAAGAGGCCTCAATTTCAGGATCTTGATTCTTGGCTTTGACTCTTCATTTTTGGGGTTGTTTTCCCTTTCTTCGATCACTAGGCTTTTTAAAACATCTAGCTAACTTGCTATTGTCCATGTGATTCTATTCAATTCTCTAGGCTATAGTACCACTTCTTTCTATTTCTTAATCATATTTTACCATGTTAATTATGTTTGAAGTAATAACACATTGCAAGTGTCAGCTGGTTGGGATTACACACATCTCCTGCTGTATTaccctgtatatatatatatatatatatatatatatatatatatatatatatatatatatatcccatgccttttgtttcttctctTGGATTAGCTCATGGAAGTTCCTATATCAATGAAACATAATTTCATAAATCTAAATGTTAAGATTTGTCTTAGGTTGAAGGGAAACAAGACAAAAAATGCTCTGAATTCAATAGGGTTTTCTCCAATTCTAGCATAACCCGTGAAAATATCGGGCATATCTAACGAGGGATTTGTACAAATTTGACATCAGAGAACTATCAATATAACAAAGGCTTTTATAAGGTATTGATGCCCATACAAACAGACCTGTTTGATGAATAGGTTGTGAGCCAGTGAAAACATGCACGTACATTTATTTAAATTCAATGTGTGTTAGTTTAATCTCACTCTCATCCTCAAGTTAAGTGCAATCATCTTTGTCCTTCACTTCTTTATTACTCGTGTTTAGGTCTGTCTCGTTACTTTTCTCTCGAGCATGTGTATATAACTTTtacataaaaaaacataaaataatgaCAGTTACTATCATCAAGAACTTTAACTTAATTCTATCATCATATGTAGGCGGAAAATTTATAATACCTCGATCTATATAGTAATTCTACGTACCGTCATGGACTCATGGTAAATACTACTCCAAAGAAAGTGTAGTTAACTTTTAGGCTTTTGAAAATTGTCAATAATGATAGTCGGAGACAAGGGTTCTTTGTTCAAAGACCGGCCTCATATGATTTTGCTTATGAAAgtaaaatgtatatatatgtgaggCTAGCAAATGGAGTACAaattacttaattaattagtagCTGCTTCAGTATGGGGTTTGCATGGGAGgtcaaatttgaatttggatGAGTAtaaatttcaatatatatatatatatatatata contains:
- the LOC126798056 gene encoding serine--tRNA ligase, with protein sequence MLDINLFREEKGGEPEKIRESQRRRFKSVEIVDEVIQLDKEWRRRQFELENLKKEFNKINKKVAQLRISGQDSTEVIKETEENKKLSAEKEVEVREAKSLLDSKLELIGNLVHDSVPVHDDEANNAVVRLWGEKRMEPKLKNHVELVELLGIADLKKGADVAGGRGFYLKGAGVRLNQALINFGLDFLEKRGYTSLQTPFFMRKDIMAKCAQLAQFDEELYKVTGEGDDKYLIATAEQPLCAYHLDDWIHPSQLPIRYAGYSSCFRKEAGSHGRDTLGIFRVHQFEKVEQFCLTSPNGQDSWEMHEEMIKNSEEFYQQLKLPYHVVSIVSGALNDAAAKKYDLEAWFPASQTYRELVSCSNCTDYQSRKLEIRFGQKKSNEQTKQYVHLLNSTLTATERTVCCILENYQREDGVEVPEVLQNFMGGVAFLPFKSKPAPEVKGKKSKA